One genomic segment of Streptomyces liangshanensis includes these proteins:
- a CDS encoding discoidin domain-containing protein, with translation MFRQRAARDRAVRRRSRRPLPLLLLVIIALLVPATATATAAPRAAAGPDMYPHGVGADLGPTPKTLGVTPAAGDDPAGLVTGEVDGRTYWQTDHAAGTGHLDFTLAADYLAGIGSPTAVFSVTYRDTGTGSLELRAPGGAPARTAFTGTGTWRTSTFDLTTAEAGAGPLRLSGTDGDSARDITVAAVRVGTPGASVALGTAVRSDGISPRAGDAATGLVTGEQDGRGYWRTNRAAPAPGLNFFYMNVADTFLYNTTDTVLVSVDYFDEGNGSLALHYDSPGDTIPDMFKSSEVFAYGDTKTWKTHTFTLDDALMTNRSNGSDFRVHTADSAVELKVAAVRITVIPAELKPTEGLEILIAEAQRVHTAAREGTRDGQFPAGAKNTLAAAIAEARRTAGGEDTTEAQLKAALRALDEALRTFRGSALTTNLARTAKVTASSTSAGSPQAVTDGDAGNGWTSGEAGAGEWLQADLGRTLTVNEVKIAWGSAFSRDYTVQVSRDGTDFTTVGHNGAIGGKTIRTAFDPVPARYVRVNVTGYSAGSKSVTVGELEVRRQRAVRPEPRLVRTTHPVESPVVADFDARDYGADPKGVKDSTKAIQQALYDCYDAGGGTVWLPSGTYRVTTSVEVHSFCTLRGDRRDPDVGTGSYGTVVSADFPPGADGPVLFRIGGSAGVMGVTTYYPRQNAADPVPYNSTFEIPGDAWIGNENYMMATVADVTMLNSYRGVGVSTMPNDQGLAPSAGQVHESTTLRNIKGTVLSEGFRAYNGADVGTWENITLDNGYWAKAPAAYHPPKRAALDAWTRAHGTGFVLGDLEWDQFYRIKAADYRIGVHIVPGQRAAFTGSFLQADIRRTDVAVQAESFDARWGLSFAASTLEGSEAAVRNKAQAYVKLTDTTVTGEVSGIVHRLAGAVPRYEQSALPRPARAALYDVTKAPFAAPAGHGVLPTRDATARIQRALDRAGRDGGGTVYLPAGWYRIETHLRVPAGVELRGASAVPNRDLNGASGGTVLMAYEGRNSPRADTATALVTLAGKNAGVRGLRVLYPENNPAATGPGEDNSPVPYPYAVRGAGTGTYAIDLGLPNAWNGVDMAAHRNDRFTVRKLAGAVFHRAISVGKSDRGRIEGVLNNGNAVGRVGYALPNWVLENDIFPQVIDDPMRLQAQIVTVDGATRLTVFNAFAYGFHHGLVVTSGDVRAFNLGTDNLGADGFTVKADGGDVTAVNVMRYNGATSSGKAKLFNVMAINMIQQTVGVTAEPAGAGTVRLWGNESEPGRYEKGSEVTATAVPAAGQRFVRWTVNGEEVPGGPGLTLPVTADLAVTAHFAPVARD, from the coding sequence ATGTTCCGTCAGAGAGCCGCCCGCGACAGAGCCGTCCGGCGCAGATCCCGCCGGCCCCTGCCGCTGTTACTGCTCGTGATCATCGCGCTGCTCGTGCCCGCCACCGCCACCGCGACCGCCGCACCCCGCGCCGCCGCCGGCCCCGACATGTACCCGCACGGTGTCGGTGCCGACCTCGGCCCCACCCCGAAGACCCTCGGGGTCACGCCCGCGGCGGGCGACGACCCGGCCGGGCTGGTCACCGGCGAGGTGGACGGCAGGACCTACTGGCAGACCGACCACGCGGCCGGCACCGGCCACCTGGACTTCACCCTCGCCGCCGACTACCTCGCCGGGATCGGCTCCCCCACGGCCGTGTTCAGCGTCACCTACCGCGACACCGGCACCGGCTCGCTCGAACTGCGGGCCCCCGGCGGCGCCCCCGCCCGTACCGCCTTCACCGGCACAGGCACCTGGCGCACCAGCACCTTCGACCTCACCACCGCCGAGGCCGGGGCCGGCCCGCTCCGGCTCAGCGGCACGGACGGCGACAGCGCCCGCGACATCACCGTCGCCGCCGTCCGCGTCGGCACCCCCGGCGCGTCCGTCGCCCTCGGCACCGCCGTACGGTCCGACGGCATCAGCCCCCGCGCGGGCGACGCCGCCACCGGACTGGTCACCGGCGAGCAGGACGGCCGCGGCTACTGGCGGACCAACCGCGCCGCGCCCGCCCCCGGCCTCAACTTCTTCTACATGAACGTCGCCGACACCTTCCTCTACAACACCACCGACACCGTCCTCGTCAGCGTCGACTACTTCGACGAGGGCAATGGCAGCCTCGCCCTGCACTACGACTCACCGGGCGACACCATCCCCGACATGTTCAAGTCGTCCGAGGTCTTCGCCTACGGCGACACCAAGACCTGGAAGACCCACACCTTCACCCTCGACGACGCCCTGATGACCAACCGCTCCAACGGATCGGACTTCCGCGTCCACACCGCCGACTCGGCCGTGGAACTGAAGGTCGCCGCCGTCCGGATCACCGTCATCCCGGCCGAACTCAAGCCCACCGAGGGCCTGGAGATCCTCATCGCCGAGGCGCAGCGGGTCCACACCGCAGCCCGCGAGGGCACCAGGGACGGCCAGTTCCCGGCCGGCGCCAAGAACACCCTGGCCGCCGCGATCGCCGAGGCCCGGCGCACCGCCGGGGGCGAGGACACCACCGAGGCGCAGCTCAAGGCCGCCCTGCGGGCCCTCGACGAGGCGCTGCGCACCTTCCGCGGGTCCGCGCTGACCACCAACCTCGCCCGCACGGCGAAGGTCACCGCGAGCAGCACCTCGGCCGGGTCGCCGCAGGCGGTGACCGACGGCGACGCGGGTAACGGCTGGACGAGCGGCGAGGCCGGCGCGGGGGAGTGGCTCCAGGCCGACCTGGGCAGGACGCTCACGGTCAACGAGGTGAAGATCGCCTGGGGTTCGGCGTTCTCGCGCGACTACACCGTCCAGGTCTCTCGCGACGGAACGGACTTCACCACCGTCGGCCACAACGGCGCCATCGGCGGCAAGACGATCCGCACCGCCTTCGACCCGGTGCCCGCCCGCTACGTCCGGGTGAACGTGACCGGCTACTCGGCCGGTTCGAAGAGCGTCACGGTCGGCGAACTGGAGGTCAGGCGGCAGCGCGCGGTCCGCCCCGAACCCCGCCTCGTGAGGACCACGCACCCCGTCGAGTCCCCGGTCGTCGCCGACTTCGACGCCCGCGACTACGGCGCCGACCCCAAGGGCGTCAAGGACTCCACCAAGGCGATCCAACAGGCGCTGTACGACTGCTACGACGCGGGCGGCGGCACTGTCTGGCTGCCCTCGGGCACGTACCGCGTCACCACGTCCGTCGAGGTGCACTCCTTCTGCACCCTGCGCGGCGACCGGCGCGACCCCGACGTCGGCACCGGGAGCTACGGCACCGTCGTCTCCGCGGACTTCCCGCCCGGCGCGGACGGACCCGTCCTCTTCCGGATCGGCGGCAGCGCCGGGGTCATGGGCGTCACCACCTACTACCCCCGGCAGAACGCGGCGGACCCCGTCCCGTACAACTCCACCTTCGAGATCCCCGGCGACGCGTGGATCGGCAACGAGAACTACATGATGGCCACCGTCGCGGACGTGACCATGCTCAACTCCTACCGCGGCGTCGGCGTCAGCACGATGCCCAACGACCAGGGCCTCGCCCCGAGCGCCGGGCAGGTCCACGAGTCGACGACCCTGCGCAACATCAAGGGCACGGTCCTCTCCGAGGGCTTCCGCGCCTACAACGGCGCCGACGTCGGCACGTGGGAGAACATCACGCTCGACAACGGCTACTGGGCGAAGGCGCCGGCCGCCTACCACCCGCCGAAGCGGGCCGCGCTCGACGCCTGGACCCGCGCCCACGGCACCGGCTTCGTCCTCGGTGACCTGGAGTGGGACCAGTTCTACCGGATCAAGGCGGCCGACTACCGGATCGGCGTCCACATCGTGCCGGGCCAGCGGGCCGCCTTCACCGGCAGCTTCCTCCAGGCCGACATCCGCCGCACCGACGTCGCCGTACAGGCCGAGAGCTTCGACGCGCGCTGGGGCCTGTCGTTCGCGGCCAGCACCCTGGAGGGCAGCGAGGCGGCCGTACGGAACAAGGCCCAGGCCTACGTGAAGCTGACGGACACCACCGTGACCGGCGAGGTCTCCGGCATCGTCCACCGGCTGGCGGGCGCCGTCCCGCGCTACGAACAGTCCGCGCTCCCCCGGCCCGCCCGCGCGGCCCTGTACGACGTGACGAAGGCCCCCTTCGCCGCGCCCGCCGGGCACGGCGTCCTGCCCACGCGGGACGCCACCGCCCGGATCCAGCGGGCCCTGGACCGGGCCGGACGCGACGGCGGCGGAACGGTCTACCTGCCCGCCGGGTGGTACCGGATCGAGACCCACCTCAGGGTCCCGGCCGGGGTCGAGCTGCGCGGCGCCTCCGCCGTACCGAACCGCGACCTGAACGGCGCGAGCGGCGGCACGGTCCTCATGGCGTACGAGGGCAGGAACAGCCCCCGGGCCGACACCGCCACCGCGCTCGTCACGCTCGCCGGGAAGAACGCCGGCGTGCGCGGGCTGCGCGTCCTGTACCCGGAGAACAACCCGGCCGCGACCGGGCCCGGCGAGGACAACAGCCCCGTGCCCTACCCGTACGCCGTGCGCGGCGCCGGGACCGGCACGTACGCGATCGACCTCGGGCTGCCCAACGCGTGGAACGGCGTCGACATGGCCGCCCACCGCAACGACCGCTTCACCGTGCGCAAGCTGGCCGGCGCGGTCTTCCACCGGGCGATCAGCGTCGGGAAGAGCGACCGGGGCCGGATCGAGGGCGTGCTGAACAACGGCAACGCCGTCGGGCGCGTCGGGTACGCGCTGCCGAACTGGGTGCTGGAGAACGACATCTTCCCGCAGGTCATCGACGACCCGATGCGCCTCCAGGCGCAGATCGTGACGGTCGACGGGGCGACCCGGCTCACCGTGTTCAACGCCTTCGCGTACGGCTTCCACCACGGCCTGGTCGTCACGTCCGGTGACGTGCGCGCCTTCAACCTGGGCACCGACAACCTCGGCGCCGACGGATTCACGGTGAAGGCGGACGGCGGCGACGTGACCGCGGTCAACGTCATGCGCTACAACGGTGCCACCAGCAGCGGAAAGGCGAAGCTCTTCAACGTCATGGCCATCAACATGATCCAACAGACGGTGGGCGTGACCGCCGAGCCCGCGGGGGCCGGGACCGTGCGGCTCTGGGGCAACGAGTCCGAGCCGGGCCGGTACGAGAAGGGCAGCGAGGTCACCGCCACGGCGGTGCCGGCGGCCGGACAGCGGTTCGTACGGTGGACCGTGAACGGCGAGGAGGTCCCCGGCGGGCCCGGCCTCACGCTCCCCGTGACCGCCGACCTGGCCGTCACGGCGCACTTCGCGCCGGTGGCCCGGGACTGA
- a CDS encoding DUF6421 family protein, producing the protein MTEILEQDPAGRRINSDARVIAHPAWPELKSAVEEIRPWQSKDGSVDLAAEGAPTRAAAEAAVDRVIAAVEQLAPLLPHDSAYHAALVADLRKWAADGFAVPDFLDSLLAFRPAADRADGLQHLAVFPMYTQNGNPDRNFEAVVVRMVWPEWLAELERTRYDNPLFCGITFEDFTAGYDTNSAVFFPETIAVREAPERFSWGGIFCDREAARFRRVTEAAVGVLGVELPEDIREMVADQERCQQAFVLWDMIHDRTHSHGDLPFDPFMIKQRQPFWMYGLEELRCDLTAFREAVQLEADGVPQGRDVQYAILFDRMFRFPVTGARERNYDGLGGQLLFAYLHQHDVVRWTDNTLHIDWDRAPEVTKRLCAEIEDLYRAGIDRPKLVHWFAAYDLVSAYLSPHPGSRWAKGPDALDLTQPPRKLVDDVLPDEFPLSMFYEALSKKLKNVIASTKGITATSTERVAA; encoded by the coding sequence ATGACGGAAATTCTTGAGCAGGACCCCGCTGGGCGCCGCATAAACAGCGACGCCCGGGTGATCGCCCACCCGGCCTGGCCGGAGCTCAAGAGCGCCGTCGAGGAGATCCGCCCCTGGCAGTCCAAGGACGGCTCCGTCGACCTCGCCGCCGAGGGCGCGCCGACGCGCGCCGCGGCCGAGGCCGCCGTCGACCGGGTGATCGCCGCAGTCGAGCAGCTCGCCCCCCTCCTGCCGCACGACTCCGCGTACCACGCGGCGCTCGTCGCGGACCTGCGCAAGTGGGCCGCCGACGGCTTCGCCGTACCGGACTTCCTGGACTCGCTCCTCGCCTTCCGGCCCGCCGCCGACCGCGCGGACGGCCTCCAGCACCTCGCGGTCTTCCCCATGTACACGCAGAACGGCAACCCGGACCGCAACTTCGAGGCGGTCGTCGTGCGCATGGTCTGGCCCGAGTGGCTGGCCGAGCTGGAGCGCACCCGCTACGACAACCCGCTGTTCTGCGGCATCACCTTCGAGGACTTCACCGCCGGTTACGACACGAACTCGGCGGTGTTCTTCCCCGAGACCATCGCCGTGCGCGAGGCCCCCGAGCGCTTCAGCTGGGGCGGCATCTTCTGCGACCGCGAGGCGGCCCGCTTCCGCCGGGTCACCGAGGCCGCCGTCGGCGTCCTCGGTGTCGAACTGCCCGAGGACATCCGGGAGATGGTCGCCGACCAGGAGCGCTGCCAGCAGGCCTTCGTACTCTGGGACATGATCCACGACCGGACGCACAGCCACGGCGACCTGCCCTTCGACCCCTTCATGATCAAGCAGCGCCAGCCGTTCTGGATGTACGGCCTCGAAGAACTGCGCTGCGACCTCACCGCGTTCCGCGAGGCCGTCCAGCTGGAGGCCGACGGGGTCCCGCAGGGCCGCGACGTGCAGTACGCGATCCTCTTCGACCGGATGTTCCGCTTCCCGGTCACGGGCGCCCGTGAGCGCAACTACGACGGTCTCGGCGGCCAGCTCCTCTTCGCGTACCTCCACCAGCACGACGTCGTGCGCTGGACGGACAACACCCTGCACATCGACTGGGATCGAGCCCCGGAGGTCACCAAGCGCCTCTGCGCCGAGATCGAGGACCTGTACCGGGCGGGCATCGACCGCCCCAAGCTCGTCCACTGGTTCGCCGCGTACGACCTGGTCTCCGCCTACCTCTCCCCGCACCCCGGATCCCGCTGGGCCAAGGGCCCCGACGCACTCGACCTGACCCAGCCGCCCCGTAAACTGGTGGACGACGTGCTGCCGGACGAGTTCCCGCTCAGCATGTTCTACGAGGCACTCTCCAAGAAGCTGAAGAACGTGATCGCTTCCACCAAGGGGATCACCGCGACAAGCACCGAGCGAGTGGCCGCGTGA
- a CDS encoding GNAT family N-acetyltransferase, translating into MDTAPLTHRDATPADTDTLVALIESAYRGDSSRAGWTTEADILHGQRTDPKGVLAVIESTAGRLLVFERDGGTVACCQLEHRGEVAYFGMFAVRPTAQGGGLGKQIMAAAERVAQETWGVSEMQMTVISVREELIAWYERRGYRRTGKMTPFPYGDDRFGIPQRDDLEFELLVKTLG; encoded by the coding sequence ATGGACACCGCACCCCTCACCCACCGGGACGCCACGCCGGCCGACACCGACACCCTCGTCGCCCTCATAGAGTCGGCGTACCGGGGCGACAGCAGCCGGGCCGGGTGGACCACCGAGGCGGACATCCTCCACGGGCAGCGCACGGACCCCAAGGGGGTGCTCGCGGTCATCGAGTCGACCGCGGGACGCCTGCTCGTCTTCGAGCGGGACGGCGGGACGGTCGCCTGCTGCCAGCTCGAACACCGGGGCGAGGTCGCCTACTTCGGGATGTTCGCCGTCCGGCCCACCGCCCAGGGCGGCGGCCTCGGCAAGCAGATCATGGCCGCCGCCGAGCGGGTGGCACAGGAGACCTGGGGGGTGAGCGAGATGCAGATGACGGTCATCTCGGTGCGCGAGGAACTGATCGCCTGGTACGAGCGGCGCGGCTACCGCCGTACGGGAAAGATGACCCCCTTCCCGTACGGCGACGACCGCTTCGGCATCCCGCAGCGCGACGACCTGGAGTTCGAGCTGCTGGTCAAGACGCTCGGCTGA
- a CDS encoding threonine aldolase family protein: MADPRVVKSGRPRSPEAAGTDARRHHDPQVRGFASDNYAGAHPEILAALALANGGHQVSYGEDDYTGHLQRVMHSHFGSAAEAFPVFNGTGANVVALQAMTERWGAVICAESAHINTDEGGAPERMGGLKLLTVPTEDGKLTPDLIDRQAFGFDDEHRAMPQVVSITQSTELGTLYTPDEIKALCDHAHGLGMKVHLDGARIANAAAALDVPMRTFTNAAGVDVLSFGGTKNGMLFGEAVVVLDPGAVREVKRLRKLSMQLSSKMRFVSVQLEALLAGDLWLRSARHSNAMAQRLAEGVRAVGGVEILYPVQANAVFARLPHDVGVRLQKRFRFYFWDEQAGDVRWMCSFDTTEDDVDRFLFALKEELAA, from the coding sequence GTGGCTGACCCCCGAGTCGTGAAGTCCGGCCGGCCCCGATCCCCGGAGGCCGCCGGTACGGACGCCCGCCGGCACCACGATCCCCAGGTACGCGGCTTCGCCAGCGACAACTACGCCGGCGCGCACCCGGAGATCCTCGCCGCGCTCGCCCTGGCCAACGGAGGCCACCAGGTCTCCTACGGCGAGGACGACTACACCGGCCACCTCCAGCGGGTCATGCACAGCCACTTCGGGTCGGCCGCCGAGGCCTTCCCCGTCTTCAACGGCACCGGCGCCAACGTGGTCGCGCTCCAGGCGATGACCGAGCGCTGGGGCGCCGTCATCTGCGCCGAGTCCGCCCACATCAACACCGACGAGGGCGGCGCGCCCGAGCGGATGGGCGGCCTCAAGCTGCTGACCGTACCGACCGAGGACGGCAAGCTCACGCCCGACCTCATCGACCGGCAGGCCTTCGGCTTCGACGACGAACACCGCGCCATGCCGCAGGTCGTGTCGATCACCCAGAGCACCGAACTGGGCACGCTCTACACGCCCGACGAGATCAAGGCGCTCTGCGACCACGCCCACGGCCTGGGCATGAAGGTCCACCTGGACGGCGCGCGGATAGCCAACGCGGCCGCCGCGCTGGACGTCCCGATGCGCACCTTCACCAACGCCGCCGGCGTGGACGTCCTCTCCTTCGGCGGGACGAAGAACGGCATGCTCTTCGGCGAGGCCGTCGTGGTGCTCGACCCCGGCGCCGTCCGGGAGGTGAAGCGGCTGCGCAAGCTGTCCATGCAGCTGTCGTCCAAGATGCGCTTCGTCTCGGTGCAGTTGGAGGCCCTCCTCGCCGGGGACCTGTGGCTGCGCAGCGCCCGGCACAGCAACGCCATGGCGCAGCGGCTCGCCGAGGGCGTGCGCGCGGTCGGCGGGGTCGAGATCCTCTACCCCGTGCAGGCCAACGCGGTCTTCGCGCGGCTGCCGCACGACGTGGGCGTGCGCCTCCAGAAGCGCTTCCGCTTCTACTTCTGGGACGAACAGGCCGGGGACGTCCGCTGGATGTGCTCCTTCGACACCACCGAGGATGACGTGGACCGCTTCCTCTTCGCCCTCAAGGAAGAACTCGCCGCATAG
- a CDS encoding transglutaminase domain-containing protein: MQLIQRNPDLSAYLAADEAIDHHHPLVRETAARLRPPEGGAYAYARAAFEFVRDEIPHSCDTGDQRVTWRASDVIGRRTGICYAKAHALAALLRAESIPAALCYQEFDVVHGLVAVRLPDRDRWDRQDPRGNKPGVDAQFSLDDERLAFAPEPLFGERDHPVLFEAPHPAVLRALRAAPDLDHLVRTLPTALH; encoded by the coding sequence ATGCAGCTGATCCAGCGCAATCCTGATCTCTCCGCCTATCTGGCGGCCGATGAGGCCATCGATCATCACCATCCGCTGGTACGGGAGACGGCGGCGCGTCTCCGTCCCCCGGAGGGCGGTGCATACGCATACGCCCGAGCCGCCTTCGAGTTCGTCCGCGACGAGATCCCGCACTCCTGCGACACGGGGGACCAGCGCGTCACCTGGCGCGCCTCCGACGTGATCGGGCGGCGCACCGGCATCTGCTACGCCAAGGCCCACGCGCTGGCGGCGCTGCTCCGGGCGGAGTCGATCCCCGCCGCGCTCTGCTACCAGGAGTTCGACGTCGTCCACGGCCTGGTCGCGGTCCGGCTCCCGGACCGCGACCGCTGGGACCGGCAGGACCCGCGCGGCAACAAGCCGGGCGTGGACGCCCAGTTCTCGCTGGACGACGAGCGGTTGGCCTTCGCCCCCGAGCCGCTCTTCGGCGAGCGGGACCACCCCGTCCTGTTCGAGGCGCCGCACCCGGCGGTCCTGCGGGCGCTCCGGGCCGCTCCGGACCTGGACCACCTGGTCAGAACGCTGCCCACCGCGCTCCACTGA
- a CDS encoding glycerophosphodiester phosphodiesterase, whose product MTFQIIGHRGVMGVEPENTLRSFRRAEQAGMDALELDLHLSKDGALVVMHDTEVDRTTDGTGAIAERTLAELRELDAGDGERIPVFEEVLDAVASPLQAEIKDAAAARALAGVMRRRDLAGRVEVSSFHDEAVAEIAALVPGVRTVLIASRWGADVVDRAKAVGAATLALNIRRLTLETVERAHAEGLRVIGWVVNTEEQVGLARAFRLAGVTTDFPEIPRAARATPGTDHATS is encoded by the coding sequence ATGACCTTCCAGATCATCGGCCACCGCGGGGTGATGGGGGTGGAGCCGGAGAACACCCTGCGCTCCTTCCGGCGCGCCGAGCAGGCCGGTATGGACGCCCTCGAACTCGACCTGCACCTGAGCAAGGACGGCGCCCTGGTCGTCATGCACGACACGGAGGTGGACCGGACGACCGACGGTACGGGCGCGATCGCCGAGCGGACCCTCGCGGAGCTGCGGGAGCTGGACGCCGGGGACGGGGAGCGGATCCCCGTGTTCGAGGAGGTGCTGGACGCCGTGGCGTCCCCGCTCCAGGCGGAGATCAAGGACGCGGCGGCGGCGCGGGCGCTCGCCGGGGTGATGCGCCGGCGCGACCTGGCCGGGCGCGTCGAGGTGTCGTCGTTCCACGACGAGGCGGTGGCCGAGATCGCCGCGCTCGTGCCGGGCGTACGGACCGTGCTGATCGCGAGCCGCTGGGGCGCGGACGTGGTCGACCGGGCGAAGGCGGTGGGCGCGGCCACGCTGGCGCTGAACATCCGCCGGCTCACGCTGGAGACCGTCGAGCGCGCGCACGCCGAGGGCCTGCGGGTGATCGGCTGGGTGGTCAACACGGAGGAGCAGGTGGGGCTCGCGCGGGCCTTCCGGCTGGCGGGTGTGACGACGGACTTCCCGGAGATCCCGCGGGCGGCCCGGGCCACTCCCGGAACGGACCACGCCACTTCCTGA
- a CDS encoding sulfatase yields the protein MPLFTRSRQRPDDRTLLTDDGPSPDAGDSGGDSGGAEGGGGRWFRRPAVSRVLTVLSALLVLTALLLPNDLSRLSPASFGRIPAEGVLAAVLLLVLPPRPRRIAAVVIGLGLGLLTLLNFLDMGFYANFDRPFDVRLDWVLFDDGEAFVRDSVGGAAAIGAVIGVVVLVIAVLVLMTLAVLRLSGLLARHRAVTFRTSAVLGTAWIACAALGAQLAGAPVAARNAAALVDHHVKLVGESWRDQRELSNAAAKDNFKDTPPDQLLTGLRGKDVIFAFIESYGRNALEEPQTSSEIGAMLADGTERLRQAGFSSRSAFLTSPTYGGGSWLAHSTFNTGLWIKNQQGYESITTSDRMSLTSAFERTGAWRTVGIMPGVTESWPEGKFYGLDHVYDSHHLGYQGPKFGWSPIPDQYSLSAFERLEHGKKDREPLMAEIILVSSHNPWAPLPKTIGWDQVGDGSVYEGIKAQGKTRAEVWKDPKLVRAEYAHSVEYSVSNLVDYVTKYGDKNTVLVFLGDHQPVPTVTHNGFGRDVPIALVAHDPKVLDRMAGWGWQDGLEPGAGAPVWRMDQFRDRFLSAYGSTPTP from the coding sequence TTGCCTCTCTTCACGCGTTCCCGTCAGCGGCCGGACGACCGCACGCTCCTCACCGATGACGGTCCGTCACCGGACGCCGGTGACAGCGGCGGTGACAGCGGCGGTGCCGAGGGCGGCGGCGGCCGGTGGTTCCGGCGCCCGGCCGTGTCGCGGGTCCTGACCGTCCTGTCCGCGCTGCTGGTGCTCACGGCCCTGTTGCTGCCGAACGACCTGTCCCGCCTCTCCCCCGCGTCGTTCGGCCGCATCCCGGCGGAAGGCGTCCTGGCGGCGGTCCTCCTCCTCGTCCTGCCGCCGCGGCCGCGGCGGATCGCGGCGGTGGTCATCGGGCTCGGTCTCGGGCTGCTGACCCTCCTCAACTTTCTCGACATGGGCTTCTACGCGAACTTCGACCGGCCGTTCGACGTCCGGCTCGACTGGGTCCTGTTCGACGACGGCGAGGCGTTCGTGCGGGACTCGGTCGGCGGCGCCGCCGCGATCGGGGCCGTGATCGGGGTGGTGGTCCTCGTGATCGCCGTCCTGGTCCTGATGACGCTCGCGGTCCTCCGGCTGAGCGGCCTCCTGGCCCGGCACCGCGCGGTGACGTTCCGTACCTCCGCCGTCCTCGGCACCGCCTGGATCGCCTGCGCGGCCCTCGGCGCGCAGCTCGCCGGCGCTCCCGTCGCCGCCAGGAACGCCGCCGCGCTCGTCGACCACCACGTGAAGCTGGTGGGCGAGAGCTGGCGGGACCAGCGCGAACTGTCCAACGCGGCCGCCAAGGACAACTTCAAGGACACCCCGCCCGACCAGCTCCTGACCGGGCTGCGCGGCAAGGACGTCATCTTCGCGTTCATCGAGAGCTACGGCCGCAACGCGCTGGAGGAGCCGCAGACGTCGTCGGAGATCGGGGCGATGCTCGCGGACGGGACCGAGCGGCTGCGCCAGGCCGGGTTCTCGTCCCGCAGCGCCTTCCTCACCTCACCGACGTACGGCGGCGGCAGCTGGCTCGCCCACTCCACCTTCAACACGGGTCTGTGGATCAAGAACCAGCAGGGCTACGAGTCCATCACCACCAGCGACCGGATGTCGCTCACGAGCGCCTTCGAGCGCACCGGCGCCTGGCGGACGGTCGGCATCATGCCGGGGGTGACCGAGTCCTGGCCCGAGGGGAAGTTCTACGGCCTCGACCACGTCTACGACTCCCACCATCTCGGCTACCAGGGCCCGAAGTTCGGCTGGTCGCCGATCCCCGACCAGTACAGCCTGTCGGCGTTCGAGCGCCTGGAGCACGGCAAGAAGGACCGCGAGCCGCTGATGGCGGAGATCATCCTCGTCTCCAGCCACAACCCGTGGGCCCCCCTGCCGAAGACGATCGGCTGGGACCAGGTCGGTGACGGTTCGGTCTACGAGGGCATCAAGGCGCAGGGCAAGACGCGCGCCGAGGTGTGGAAGGACCCGAAGCTGGTACGCGCCGAGTACGCGCACTCCGTCGAGTACTCGGTGAGCAATCTCGTGGACTACGTGACGAAGTACGGCGACAAGAACACCGTGCTCGTCTTCCTCGGCGACCACCAGCCCGTCCCGACCGTCACCCACAACGGCTTCGGCCGGGACGTGCCGATCGCGCTGGTCGCCCACGACCCGAAGGTGCTCGACCGGATGGCGGGCTGGGGCTGGCAGGACGGGCTCGAGCCGGGGGCCGGCGCGCCCGTCTGGCGGATGGACCAGTTCCGCGACCGGTTCCTGAGCGCGTACGGCTCGACGCCGACCCCCTGA
- a CDS encoding SDR family oxidoreductase has protein sequence MDDENGDPNASWWIEGSGRLDGAVIAVAGAAGPAGRATLLRLAEAGATVVGSDADPARLAEAVDAARYAHGGATVTGDTVDLLDLDATRVWAEKTEKEFGRIDGLVHLVGGWRGSATFADTDLADWDLLEKLLIRTVQHTSLAFHDGLLRSDRGRYLLISAAGASKPTAGNAAYAASKAAAEAWTLALGDAFRKAGGDEGPRSAAAILVIKALVHDAMRAERPNAKFAGFTDVTDLAEAIAGVWDRPAQDVNGKRLWLTPES, from the coding sequence ATGGACGACGAGAACGGCGACCCCAACGCGAGCTGGTGGATCGAGGGCAGCGGCAGGCTCGACGGCGCCGTGATCGCCGTCGCCGGGGCCGCGGGCCCGGCGGGACGCGCCACCCTGCTGAGGCTGGCCGAGGCCGGCGCGACGGTCGTCGGCTCGGACGCCGACCCCGCGCGGCTCGCCGAGGCGGTCGACGCCGCCCGGTACGCGCACGGCGGCGCCACGGTCACCGGGGACACCGTTGACCTGCTCGACCTCGACGCCACCCGCGTCTGGGCCGAGAAGACCGAGAAGGAGTTCGGCCGCATCGACGGCCTGGTTCACCTCGTCGGCGGCTGGCGCGGCAGCGCCACCTTCGCCGACACCGACCTGGCCGACTGGGACCTGCTGGAGAAGCTGCTGATCCGTACGGTCCAGCACACCTCCCTTGCCTTCCACGACGGACTCCTGCGCAGCGACCGCGGCCGCTACCTGCTCATCAGCGCCGCCGGCGCGTCGAAGCCCACCGCGGGCAACGCCGCGTACGCCGCCTCCAAGGCCGCCGCCGAGGCGTGGACCCTGGCGCTGGGCGACGCGTTCCGCAAGGCGGGGGGCGACGAGGGGCCGCGTTCCGCGGCTGCCATCCTGGTCATCAAGGCACTGGTGCACGACGCGATGCGCGCCGAGCGCCCGAATGCGAAGTTCGCGGGCTTCACCGATGTCACCGACCTGGCCGAGGCCATCGCCGGTGTCTGGGACAGGCCCGCCCAGGATGTGAACGGAAAGCGCCTGTGGCTGACCCCCGAGTCGTGA